In Novosphingobium aureum, the DNA window GGATCCATACCTCCGAACAGATTGAAGGATGGCGCAAGGTTACTGAGGCCGTTCATGCAGCAGGTGGCCTTATCTTTGCACAACTCTGGCACACGGGCCGTGCGTCTCATCCGGACTTCCATGACGGAGCTTTGCCGGTGGCGCCTTCGGCAGTGCCCTTCGAAAGCCAGGCCTTTACGCCTGAGGGGCCGAAGCCAACCGTCACCCCGCGCGCCATGACTTTGGAGGAAATCCAATCCACAATTGCAGACTACGAGGCCGCTGCACGCGCAGCCCAAGCCGCAGGTTTCGATGGTGTTGAAGTGCATGGTGCCAATGGCTACCTCCCGGCCCAGTTCCTCGAAGACGGTCCAAATAAGAGAACGGACGCTTACGGCGGGCCTATCGAGAACCGCGCCCGCTTCCTGCTCGAAGCGACCGACGCGGCCATCCGAGTGTTTGGACCTTCCCGCGTATCGGTAAGGCTTTCACCTCGGATTCCCTATAACGACATGGGCGATAGCGATTTGGAAGGCACATACATGTTTGCCGTAGAGGCTCTCGAGGCCAGGAAGGTGGGCATACTCCACTTCATGGAAGCGGCGCAGCTTCCTGATGGCCTCAAGCCGTTGGCCCCCGAAGCAAGAAAGCGCTTCTCCGGTGTGTTCGTCGTGAACGTAGGCTATGATCGGGAAACTGGCGAACAGGCGATCGCGTCGGGCTTGGCCGACGCAGTGACCTTCGGAACGCTCTTCATCAGCAACCCGGATCTGCCCGAACGCTTCCGTCGAAACGCCGCCTTGGCACCGTCTGATCCATCCAGCTATTATGTGGGCGACGAGCAGGGCTACACGGACTACCCGCCCCTCACTTGAGGCTTTCCGATTAGACTTCATTCGCCATTCCGTCGCGCCTCTTCTTCAAAGATTAGAGAGCGACGGGATGGCAATTTTCACTGCTTTTGTTCGCGCCAAGCACCCGAACGCGATCCGCTTA includes these proteins:
- a CDS encoding alkene reductase — protein: MTDLKLLTALKTDTFEFKNRVFMAPMTRARTPDHVANDRTALYYSQRASAGLIISEGTQISEQAIGWTNTPGIHTSEQIEGWRKVTEAVHAAGGLIFAQLWHTGRASHPDFHDGALPVAPSAVPFESQAFTPEGPKPTVTPRAMTLEEIQSTIADYEAAARAAQAAGFDGVEVHGANGYLPAQFLEDGPNKRTDAYGGPIENRARFLLEATDAAIRVFGPSRVSVRLSPRIPYNDMGDSDLEGTYMFAVEALEARKVGILHFMEAAQLPDGLKPLAPEARKRFSGVFVVNVGYDRETGEQAIASGLADAVTFGTLFISNPDLPERFRRNAALAPSDPSSYYVGDEQGYTDYPPLT